A genomic region of Ursus arctos isolate Adak ecotype North America unplaced genomic scaffold, UrsArc2.0 scaffold_8, whole genome shotgun sequence contains the following coding sequences:
- the TTL gene encoding tubulin--tyrosine ligase — protein MYTFVVRDENSSVYAEVSRLLLATGHWKRLRRDNPRFNLMLGERNRLPFGRLGHEPGLMQLVNYYRGADKLCRKASLVKLIKTSPDLAESCTWFPESYVIYPTNLKTPVAPAQNGIHPPIHNSRTDEREFFLASYNRKKEDGEGNVWIAKSSAGAKGEGILISSEATELLDFIDNQGQVHVIQKYLEHPLLLEPGHRKFDIRSWVLVDHQYNIYLYKEGVLRTASEPYHVDNFQDKTCHLTNHCIQKEYSKNYGKYEEGNEMFFEEFNQYLISALNITLESSILLQIKHIIRSCLMSVEPAISTKHLPYQSFQLFGFDFMVDEELKVWLIEVNGAPACAQKLYAELCQGIVDLAISSVFPPPDVEPQHIQPAAFVKL, from the exons ATGTACACCTTCGTGGTGCGCGACGAGAACAGCAGCGTCTACGCCGAGGTCTCGCGGCTGCTGCTCGCCACCGGCCACTGGAAGAGGCTGAGGCGCGACAACCCCAGGTTCAACCTGATGCTGGGCGAGAGGAACCGGCTGCCCTTCGGGAGACTGG GTCACGAGCCTGGGCTGATGCAGTTGGTGAATTACTACAGAGGGGCTGACAAACTGTGTCGCAAGGCTTCTTTAGTGAA GCTGATCAAGACAAGCCCAGACCTGGCTGAATCCTGCACATGGTTTCCAGAGTCCTATGTGATTTATCCGACTAATCTCAAGACCCCAGTTGCTCCAGCACAAAATGGAATTCACCCACCGATCCATAACTCAAGGACAGATGAAAGGGAATTCTTCCTGGCTTCTtataacagaaagaaagaagatggagaGGGCAATGTTTGGATTGCAAAGTCATCAGCTGGTGCCAAAG GTGAAGGCATCCTCATCTCCTCGGAGGCTACAGAGCTTCTGGACTTCATTGACAACCAGGGTCAGGTGCACGTGATCCAGAAATACCTTGAGCACCCTCTGCTTCTGGAACCAGGTCACCGCAAGTTTGACATTCG AAGCTGGGTCTTGGTGGATCATCAGTATAATATCTACCTCTATAAAGAGGGTGTGCTTCGGACTGCTTCAGAACCATATCATGTTGATAATTTCCAAGACAAAACCTGCCATTTGACCAATCACTGCATTCAAAAGGAGTACTCAAAGAATTATGGAAAGTATGAAGAAGGGAACGAAATGTTCTTTGAGGAGTTCAATCAGTACCTAATAAGTGCTTTGAACATTACCCTGGAAAGTAGTATCTTACTACAAATTAAACATATAATAAG AAGCTGCCTcatgagcgtggagcctgccaTCAGCACCAAGCACCTCCCTTACCAGAGCTTCCAGCTCTTTGGCTTTGACTTCATGGTGGACGAGGAGCTGAAGGTCTGGCTCATTGAGGTCAACGGCGCCCCGGCTTGTGCTCA GAAGCTTTATGCAGAACTGTGCCAGGGCATCGTGGACTTAGCCATATCCAGCGTCTTCCCGCCGCCCGACGTGGAGCCGCAGCACATCCAGCCGGCTGCCTTCGTCAAGCTGTGA